A stretch of DNA from Coriobacteriia bacterium:
CGTTGCTGTAGCCGTAGTCCTTGCGCCCCGTCGTCGAGGGCCGAACAGCCGAGGTCGTGCTCATGAGAACAGGATCTCCGCGACCCGCGCCTGGGCGCTCTGCCGTACCTTGTCCAGCCGGTCCTCCAAGGTGTTGCGCCGCGACACCCTACCGTCGTCGGTCGTGACGATAACCCCGGCGGCGGTGGAGATCTCGCCTCTGACCTCGGCGTTCAATCCCAAGCCCCGAAGTGACTCACCCGCCAGCGCGACGTCCGCCGGGTCTACCAGCACCTCGAACGGCCCGTCCACGCCCGACACGGCTTCCTCCAGCAGGGAACGGAAGAGCGACGCGTACTCGCCGCTCGAGCGCACGCTGCCGAGGGCTTCCCTCGTGTTGTCGAAGACGCGGCCGACCGCCTCCTCCTTCATGGCGGCGACGGCCTTCCTGGCGTCGAGGCGCGCCGCGTTCAGGGCTTGGCCGACCTGCGCCCGCACCTCACGCTCGCGCTGCTCCACATGCTTGCGGCGGATCGCATCGCACTCCACCTCGCAGTCGGCCGCGATGCTCGCGGCCTGGTCGCGCGCTCCGCTCAGTATCTGGTCGCAGTCGGCTTTCGCCTGCTCTTCGAGGGCTTGAAAGATGTCCTCAAGTGCCATTGGGTCCCGCCCTTCCGAGAGCAGCCGGCGCTAGCTGGCGTTGATCATGATCGCCGACACGAAACCGAGCAGGACGATGATCTCCGGAAGGGCCTGCAGGGTGATGATCCAGATCGACACCTCGGGACGCTCGGCGAGCGTGCCGGCACCCGCGGACCCGATCTTGGCCTGTGCGTATCCGGCCGCCAGCGCCGAGACAGCCATGGCGAACCCGGCCGCCACCGCCCTGCCGACCGCCACTCGCCAGTCGACGGGCGCCTCAGGCGCGGCTTCCTCCGCCAGCGCGAGTGCCGGGACCATCAGCGCGGTCAGGAACGTGCACCCGAATACCCACTTTGCCAGCCGATTCTTGATCATGCGCTCTTCTCCCCTCCGGTCGTCTTCTGGAACGGCTTGTACTCTTGCTGACCTATCTCGTAGAACTTCCCGAAGAACTCCAGGAAGTTGAGACGCAGAGCATGGATCGTCGGACTGAAGGCGCAGATGATGAAGTTCAGCCCGTGGAGCAGCACACCGATCGCCGCTCCAGCGATGATGTTGCCGGTATCGGCCACGATACCATTGACGGCGTCGGCGAAGATGGCGCCGGCAAGGCCGACCGCCATGATACGGATGTAGCTGGCCATGTGGGCGACGGACTCGATCGCCTCGACGACGCCCATCACCCCTCCACCCCGGATGGCGAAGATGAAGCCACCGGCCGCCGCGACCGCGAACGCGGTCTGCGCCGCCGTGCTCGCGCCGCCTTCCAGCACGAACCCGACGCCGACGGCGAACATCACGCCGAGAAGGAAGGTCAGTATGCCCGCCTTCTCCCAGATGTGCTTCCGGTGCCTGCCCCTGATCGCGTTGACCAGCCCCATGGCCAGTCCGAACATCACGTGCAGCACGCCGACGGCTATGGCCAGCACCATGAACTCCCGGACGAGGGCGACCCGGTGGAAGGGCAGGGTCACCGGCCCGAGGTGGATGGCGATCTCACCAAGACCGAAGTAGTGGCTGACCAGGTCGCCGAACATCTCCTGGTACAGGAAGCCGAATGCGATGACCATGGTCGCCGCGGGGCCGAGGATCGCGGTGGCGAGCTGGATCGCCGCGTTCTGCCTGAACTTGAAGCGCAACCACAGCACGATGCCCATCATCACCAGGCCGTACCCGAGGTCGCCGACGATCATGCCGAAGAACAGGGGGTAGAACAGGAAGAGCATCCACGTGGGGTCCAGCGTGCCGTACTTCGGCGTGCCGTAGGCGGACAGCAGGAACTGGAACGGCGCGAGCGCCTTCGGGTTCCTCAAGGCGACGGGGGTCTCGCCGTACTCCTTCTCGCTGATCTCGGTCTGGTTGACGATGATGTCCTCGCGCCACTGCTCGCGGATCGCCTTGCGCAGCTTGCCCACGTCCTCTATGGGCAGCCAGCCGTCGATGACGAAGGCGTACTCCGTCCGGCCGAACTTGGGGATGGCCGAGATCTCGTCGAGCTTGTCGACGAGCACGTCACGCACGGTCGCCAGCCGGCAGTACCATCGCTGGGACATCTCGTCCAGCTCTCCGGACACGTCGCGCAACTGCTGCGGCAGGTTCTTGCGGCGCTCCTTGAGCGCGTCGTAGGCGACGTCGAAGGGCATGTCCTGGAAGTCCGACGGGAGACGGATCTGGTTGACGTTCTCCATCGCCAGGAACTTGTGGACCGCCTCGGAGTACTGCTTGGCGAACACCACGATGGCGGCTGTCGTGTCGTCGTCGACATCGGTCGAGACGATCTCGCACTGCTTCTTCGTGAGCTTGTCGAGCTCCTCCTTCAACTGCTCGAGCGCGCCCTTGTACCGGCGCTCGACCAGCAGCGCGACCGACTCGAACGACCCCGTCGTCACGATCTGCTTGGCCAGCGGCTGTACCTTGTGGAGCACGGGCTCGTAGCGAGCCAGCAGCGCCAGCTCCGCCTCGATGGTCGAGTGCGCCGCAGCCAAACCGGAGGTGCGCTCCTCGACCTCTCCGATGACGGTGGCGACCTCGTCGGAGAGCTGTTCGCTCGTCATCTGGTAGAGCTCTCTGTACTCGCTCCTCCGGGCGGAGTCGTCGGCCCTGACCGGCGCATTGAGGGCCTTCAGGATGGCGCGCACGCGGATGAGCATCTCCTCCATGCGCTCGCGGTCCTGTTCCTGCTTCGAGTAGACCTCCATCTGGTCGAGCGGCACCTCGCCCGAACGGATCTTGCTCGACAGGTCCTCGATGTGCAGGGTCCCCTGCTCGTGCAGGAGGCTCACCACATCGAGGAACAGGTTCTTGGGGCCGATTATCTCGACTTTTGCCATCGGGACGAGCATCAGGTCCACCCCCCGCTAGATATGAGGCACACTAGACGGACTTGACCAGGTCGAGGAGGAAGGCGACCGCGCGCTCTTCCCGTGACGAGATGCTCTCACGGAGCCGGGTGACCTCCTCCGTCGCCTCCTGCCGGATACGCTCGACCTCGACCTCGGCCTCGGCGGTGAGAGCGGTCGCACGCTGGGCGGCGAGCTTGGCTCCTTCGTCCTCCGCCTTGGTGGTCATCTCGACGGTCTTGCGCCGTGCGGTCGCGATCAACTCCTCGGCCTCGCGCTTGGAGGCGAGCACCCGACCGGAGATCTCCATCTCCTTCTCGCGTATGAGGTGGAGCGGAGATGTCGACGCGCCGTCACGGCTGATGGTCTCCTGGTGGAACTGGATCTCCTCCAGCACCTTCTCGTCCACGCAAGTACCCCCTTGCCAACCTTTAAGGAAGCCCGACGACCCGACTCGGCGCACACGCTTGCAAGAACCCCCTTGAGGAGTCGCCTCACTTGGGATTTCTACGCCGGCTCGCCCCTTCCTCCAAAAAAACGGCGCTCTCTGCGAAGCCATGATCCGGATGAAGCCGGCTGGGGCGATGTAGGTTAAATCATATGAAGCGCCTTGGCATACGCAGGGCTAACACGCACGCCATCTCGTAGTTGATCGTACCCGCCTCCTTCGCCACCTCGTCCATGCCGATCGCCTCTTCGCCCTGCCGTCCGACCAGGACCGCCTCATCTCCCGGCCGGACCCGCAGACCTTCCGGTACCTCCACCATGAGCTGGTCCATGCAGATGCGGCCGACCTGCCTGCAGCGCCTGCCGCCGACGAGCACCTCCATGCGGTCGGAGAGCACCCGGTGGATCCCGTCAGCGTAACCCAGAGGCAGCGTGGCGATCGTGACCGGCGCGGCGGCGCGATACGTCATGCCGTAGGAGACGCCCTCACCGAGCCCGATCCGCTTCACGCACGAAACGCACGACTTCACCGCCATCGCGGGCTGGAGGCCGACCCGCTCGCGCGTCGCCTCGCCCGGGTGCAGCCCGTAGATCCCGATCCCGCAACGGACCATGTCCATGTGGGACTCCGGATGCAGCACGACCGCCGCCGTGTTCGCCGAGTGCACGATCCCGGGGTCCACCCCCTCGGTGCGCATCTCCGCGAGAGCGTCGCGGAAGCGCCGCAGCTGGCGCTCGAGTTCCCAGTCGCCGGGCATCTCCGCCGTCGCGAAGTGGGTGAACGTCCCTTCCAGCCGAGCCGCTTCCAGCAGCCGGAGAGACGCCGCGAGGCGCGCCGCGTCCTCCGCTCGCGCCCCGATCCGGTTCATCCCGGTGTCGACCTTGAGATGATAGCGCGCGACGCGACCGGCCTCCCGTGCTGCACCGTCGAGCGCCTGGACGAACCCGGGCGTGAACGCGGCCGGGATGAGGTCGTGCTCCACGAGGAGCGGAGCCGCGCTCGCGGGTGGTTCGGCCATCAGCTGTATGGGCGCGACCACGCCTGCCTGGCGCAGGGCGAACCCCTCTTCGACAGTGGCGACCCCGAGCCTGTCGGCGCCCGCGGCGAGCGCGGCGCGGGCCACTTCAGCCGCTCCGTGACCGTAGCCGTCCGCCTTGACCACAGCC
This window harbors:
- a CDS encoding V-type ATP synthase subunit E encodes the protein MALEDIFQALEEQAKADCDQILSGARDQAASIAADCEVECDAIRRKHVEQREREVRAQVGQALNAARLDARKAVAAMKEEAVGRVFDNTREALGSVRSSGEYASLFRSLLEEAVSGVDGPFEVLVDPADVALAGESLRGLGLNAEVRGEISTAAGVIVTTDDGRVSRRNTLEDRLDKVRQSAQARVAEILFS
- a CDS encoding ATPase — translated: MVPALALAEEAAPEAPVDWRVAVGRAVAAGFAMAVSALAAGYAQAKIGSAGAGTLAERPEVSIWIITLQALPEIIVLLGFVSAIMINAS
- the alr gene encoding alanine racemase, coding for MTYRRPAWAEVDLGAVGANVGALKAKLPARTLFMAVVKADGYGHGAAEVARAALAAGADRLGVATVEEGFALRQAGVVAPIQLMAEPPASAAPLLVEHDLIPAAFTPGFVQALDGAAREAGRVARYHLKVDTGMNRIGARAEDAARLAASLRLLEAARLEGTFTHFATAEMPGDWELERQLRRFRDALAEMRTEGVDPGIVHSANTAAVVLHPESHMDMVRCGIGIYGLHPGEATRERVGLQPAMAVKSCVSCVKRIGLGEGVSYGMTYRAAAPVTIATLPLGYADGIHRVLSDRMEVLVGGRRCRQVGRICMDQLMVEVPEGLRVRPGDEAVLVGRQGEEAIGMDEVAKEAGTINYEMACVLALRMPRRFI